The Thermoanaerobaculia bacterium DNA segment CAACCGGGGCGGGGTCGGATCGCTCGTCGAGATCAAGGCGGGGAACCTCTACGCCGTGCAGACCGTCTCGCCGCTCGCGACGCATTTCGGCCTCGGCAAGCGCGCGCGCGCCGACGTCGTGCGGTGCGTCTGGACGAACGGGATCCCCCAGAACCTGATCGACCAGAAGGGCCGATCCACGGTCAAGGAAGTGCAGCAGCTCAAGGGCTCGTGCCCGTTCGTCTACGCGCTCGACGGGAGGACCGGAAAGTGGAGCTTCGTCTCCGACGCCCTGGGCCGCGCCCCGATCGGGCTCCTCTACGACGGCGTCCACCTCGCCGGGGCCGATCCCCGCGAATGGCTGAAGATCGACGGAGGAGCGCTCGCCCCCGACGCGCACGGCGTCCTCTCGCTCGACTACACCGAGGAGCTCTGGGAAGCGGCGTTCCTCGACATGGCGCGGCTGCTCGCGGTCGACCACCCGGCCGGCACCGATATCGTGCCGAACGAACGGATGGTTCCCGGCGTTCTCGAGAAGAAGATCTTCACGGTCGCGCGTCCCCGTCCCGTTCGCGGCGCCCGGGAGGACGGCGAGGAGGTGACGCGCCTGCTCGACGCCGCCGACCATCGCTACGTCGTCCCCGGCCGTGCGACGGCGTACCAGGGCGTGCGAACCGAGCATTCCCTCGTTCTCGACCTCGGGCCGATCCCTCCGGGCGCCCGCGTGATGCTCTACCTCGAGGGCTGGATCTTCTATACCGACACGTCGATCAACGTCGCGATCTCCCAGCGGCGGGACATTCACCCGCTGGCGCCGCTCCTCGAGGTGCCCGACGGGAAGGGAGGCTGGCGCGTCGCGATGGAGTCCTTCGGCTTCCCGGCCGGGAAGACGAAGACGATGCCGGTCGATCTCACCGGGATCGTCGATCCGCGCGACCCGCGCGTGCGGATCCGGACGACGATGGCCGTCTGGTGGGACGCCGCGTTCGTGACGGTCGACGATCCTCCCGTCGAGACCCGCGTGACGGAGCTTTCCCCGGCGCGCGCCACGCTCGCGTTCCGAGGTTTCTCACGGCGCTACCGCGAGGCCGACGACGGCCCGGAGCTCTTCGACCACGACGCCGTGGACCCTTCGCCGCACTGGGCCGACGTTCCCGGGCGGCTCACCCGCTACGGCGACGTGACGCCGCTTCTCTCGGACGCCGACGACCGCTGGGTGGCGTTTGCGGGGGGCGACGCCGTGCGAATCGAGTACGACGCCCGCGGGCTGCCGCCGCTTCGGGCCGGGTGGCGGAGGGACTGGGTGCTCGTCTCGGACGGCTGGGACAAGGATTTCGACAAGAACACCGTCGCCGGGACGACCGTCGGCCCGTACCCTTTCCACGCGATGACGGCGTATCCGTACCCGGAGGGGGAGCGTTTCCCCCATCCGCGCTTCCTCGACGAGTGGGTGACCCGCCCGGTCTCGCCGGCGGCGTTCGACGCGTGGGTCCGGGACTTCGGGGAGCCCGCGCTGCGTTGAACCGGGCCGTCCTCGTTTCCGTCGCGCTCTGGGCCGCGGCGCCGTCGGCGCGCGCCGGCCCCCTGACGTTCTCCGACGCCACGAAGGCCTCGGGAGTGCGCATCAAGCTCGACCCCGATCTGAGGCGCGGCCGGATGATCGCGACGATGGGAGGCGGCGTCGCGGCCGCGGACTTCGACGGCGACGGGTTCGTCGATCTCTTCTTCACGGGCACGGTGGCCAACGCGAACAAGCCGCAGAAGGGCCCGTGCGGCGTCCTCTACCGCAACCGCGGAGACGGGACGTTCGCCGACGTCACCGCCGCTTCGGGGATCCGCGCCTGCGGCTGGACCATGGGGGCGCACTGGGTCGACGTCGACTCCGACGGTTTTCCGGACCTCGTCGTCGCGGGGGTCGACTGCACCCGCGTCTGGAGGAACCGGGGGGACGGGACGTTCCGCGACGTCACGCGCGCGCTCGGGATCGACGTCGGACGCCAGTTCACGATCAGCGTCGCCGCGGGCGACGTCGACGGCGACGGACGGACCGACCTCTACTTCCTCGGGTATCTCGAGACGACGCCCGAGAAGGAGCGCGCGTTTCCCCAGTTCCAGATCCGCATGCCGGAGGACTACGCGGGGGAGACGGGGATCCTCTTCCGCCAGCGGGAGGACGGCCGGTTCGAGAACGCGACGGCCCGGTCCGGCGGCGACAACGCGGGCGGAAAGGGAACGGGCGCGGTCTTCTTCGACTACGACGGAGACGGCAGGCCGGACCTCTTCGTCGCCAACGACCGCGTCTCGAACCGGCTCTACCGCAACCGCGGGGACGGCGGCTTCGAGGACGTCACCGATCCGGCGGGCGCGGGGGCGCGGGGCGGGAAGGCGCGCGCCGGCATGGGCATCGCGGTGGGGGATCCCTTCGGGAGCGGCCACCCCGATCTCTACGTCACGAACTTCTCGGGCGAGACGAACACGTATTACCGAAACGTCGAAGGGGAGCTCTTCGACGACGCGACCGAAGAACTCGGCGCCGGCCGCCAGTCGTGGCCGTACGTCGAGTGGGGAACGCACTTCGCCGATTTCGACGACGACGGCCGGCCCGACCTCTACGCGGTCTCGGGCCATCTCGTGCCGCACCTCCTGGCGAAGATCGCGGGCCTCTTCAACCACCGGCATCTCGCCGACATGTTCCAGGGGGACCAGTCGTATCGGGAGCCGATCACCCTCTGGCGCAACGCCGGGACGAGGTTCGAGGACGCGGCCGCGGGCTCGGGAGATCTCGGCCGGACGCGGCTCTGCGCCCGCGGCTCGACGGTCGCCGATTTCGACGGCGACGGACGGCTCGATCTCGCCGTGGCGGCGATCTCCGGGGGAGCGCGCGTGTTCCGGAACGCGACGGCGCAAGCGGGTCACGCGATCGAGATCCTTCCCGTGCCGGGCACGGACCGGCGGACCGTCCTCGGCACGAAGGTGCGCGTCACCGCCGCCGGAAAGACGCAGGCACAGGAGTTCATCGTGCAGCCTTCCTACGCCTCCGGATCGTGGGTCCCCCTCCATTTCGGTCTCGGTGCGTCGGCGCGCGTCGAGAGGATCGAGATCGTTCCGCCCGGCGAATCCGCGCCGCGTTGGACGGTCACGAACGTCGCAGCCGACCGGCTGTACCGGCTTCGCGACGGCGCACTGACCGAGGTTAGGAAGTTCCGGCCGGCCAACCGATCCGCCGCCGTCCCGCCGCCCGATACCCACCCTGAATCAAGGGCAGACCCGTTGTCAGATGTCGATCCGGCATCACGTTTGAAATCTGAGCCGGGCGTCGCCCCCGGGGAAGCGGGGGTCCAATCCCGGCTGGGTTCCCGCTTTCGCGGGAACGACAACCCTGGTCCTTCCGCGCCGATGGTGCATTGAGAGCGCTGCGAATCCTGCTGGCGGTCGGACTCGTCGCGGCGATTGCGATCGCGGCGGCCTGGAAGATCGTGTTCCGCGAAGAGAGCTCCCGCCGGACGCACGTCACCGGGACCCTCTTCCGCGACGCGACTTCGGAGTCCGGCGTGCGATTCCGGTTCCACGGGGACTTCTTCGACGCGAAGCTGATTCCGACGATGGGGGGCGGCGTCGCGGCGGCCGACTACGACGGCGACGGGTGGACCGACCTCTTCTTCGTCACGCAGATCGCGCACGCGAAAAACGGCGTCAACACGCGCCCCGGCCGTCTCGAGGACTGCGCGAAGCTCTACCGCAACCGGGGCGACGGAACGTTCGAGGACGCGACGGAGCGCTCCGGCATCCGGGCGTGCGGCTGGGGGATCTCGGCGATGTGGGCGGACCTCGACTCCGACGGCTTCCCCGATCTCGTCGTCGGAAACTCGGGCGGGAACACCGTCTGGCGCAACGGCGGGAACGGGACGTTCGCTCTCGTGAGCGGCTCGGGGCTCGAGAGCGGGAAGATGACGATCGGCCTCGCGGCGTTCGACGCGGACGGCGACGGGATTCCCGACGTGTACGAGGGGAACTACCTCGACACCGATCCGGTCCGCGAAGGCAAGATCGGATTCGAAGTGAAGACGCCGGACGACTATCCGGGCCAGGACAACGCGCTCTTCCGCGGACTGGGAGATCTCCGCTTCTCCGACGTCACCGCCGACTCCGGAACGGCCGACCCGGGCTCCAAGACGATCGGAGCGGCCGCCCTCGACTACGACGGCGACGGCCGGACCGATCTCTACGTCGCCAACGACCAGTGGCGCAACACCCTCTTCCACAACGAGGGGAGCGGGCGCTTCCGCGACGTCTCGGAGGAGACCGGCACCGGCTATCCGTCCGAGGGGATCACGGCGTTCGGGCGCAAGACGCGGTCGGGCATGGGGCTCGTCGCCGATGACCTCGACGGCGACGGCCGTGCCGACCTCTTCGTCACGAACTACGCGGCGGAGCCGAACACGCTCTACCGCAACCTCGAAGGGCAGCTCTTCGAGGAAGGCGACCGCGCCGCGTTCGGCGGCGACCGCGATCCCTCGATCCCGCTCTCGGGGTGGGGAGCCGTCGCGCTCGACTACGACAACGACGGGCGCGACGACCTCGCCGTGTCGAACGGCCAGATCCTCCCGCGCTTCTGGACCGTGGTCGGCTCCTGGATCAACCCGAAGGGAAGGAACTTCGCCGTCGGGGAGAAGAGCTACGCCCAGCGCCAGTTCCTCTTCCGCAACGTTTCGCGGCCCGGCGAGCCGAAGTTCGAGGACGTGTCGGCCGTGGCGGGAGATCTCGGGCGTCTCTGTTTCGTCGGGCGGGGTCTCGCGGCGGCGGACTTCGACGGCGACGGAAGGCCGGATCTCGCCTACAACCCGATCGACGCGCCGGCCGTCGTCCTGAGAAACGCGGCGCCGGCGGGCCATGCGATCGAGGTGCTCCCGGCCGCGGGCGCGGACCGGAAGACCGTGCTCGGCGCCGTGGTCACGGTCGGGGGACGGCCGAAGTCGTTTTTCGTGGCGCCGTCGTACGCATCGGGGTCGTGGCTGCCGCTGCACTTCGGGATCGGGAGCGCGACGCATGCGGCGGCGGCGATTCGCTGGCCGGACGGCGCCATCCAGGACCTCGGCGACCTCGCGGCGGGCGCGTGGAAGGTGCGAAAAGGGGAGACGGCAAAGCCGCTGAGGCGGCTTCGAAAGGCTGCTGGAAAATGAATCCGGCGCTTTTCAGCAATCCGTCAGGGCCAGAGCTCGAATCCTGCGGCGGCAAAATGACGATCGAAAGAGAAGGCGCGCCGGACATCGTGCCGGCGCATGAGCGCAAACGACAGGCAGTCGGTGAGCTTACCCGCTGGTCGGCGAATTTCTCGAACAACGCGATCGCGGACCGTTCCGTGGCGGCGTCCGCATGCAGAATCTCGAGGGTCTCGGAATCGTACAAACGCCTTCCCCGTTCGGCGGCGAAGGGATAGTCCGCACGTCTGGCCAACAGTGTCAGCGTCTCGTCGAGGACGTCGTGACTCGTGAAGATCTTCCTCGGCTTGCGGCGTTCCAATTCCTTCCAGGCGCGCGCCGCGCGGGAGTGGAGAGTGTCGGAAGAGAGGTATCGAGCCAGAAACGCCCCGGTGTCGATGAAGATCAAACGTCTTCCTTCTCGAGGTACCGGTCGTGATGACGCGCGAGATCGCGGGGGGTGCGACCGCGGAAGACGGCGTCATCCTGCCAGAGAGAATCTTTCTGCCCGGCCGGCGCGGGATGGTCGAGCGATTCCCGAAGCGACGTCCGGAGCAGGTGGCCGAGCGAAACCTTCCGCTTGGCGGCATAGCGCGTCGCCTTCTCGTGGAGCTCCGAGGGGAGCATGACCGTCGTTCGCTTCATGGCGCCACAATAAAACAGCCATAATTATGCCGGGCGCCCGGCCGTCGTGATCGATTGCCGCCTTCGACGCTCCCCGAACGGGAC contains these protein-coding regions:
- a CDS encoding CRTAC1 family protein: MRALRILLAVGLVAAIAIAAAWKIVFREESSRRTHVTGTLFRDATSESGVRFRFHGDFFDAKLIPTMGGGVAAADYDGDGWTDLFFVTQIAHAKNGVNTRPGRLEDCAKLYRNRGDGTFEDATERSGIRACGWGISAMWADLDSDGFPDLVVGNSGGNTVWRNGGNGTFALVSGSGLESGKMTIGLAAFDADGDGIPDVYEGNYLDTDPVREGKIGFEVKTPDDYPGQDNALFRGLGDLRFSDVTADSGTADPGSKTIGAAALDYDGDGRTDLYVANDQWRNTLFHNEGSGRFRDVSEETGTGYPSEGITAFGRKTRSGMGLVADDLDGDGRADLFVTNYAAEPNTLYRNLEGQLFEEGDRAAFGGDRDPSIPLSGWGAVALDYDNDGRDDLAVSNGQILPRFWTVVGSWINPKGRNFAVGEKSYAQRQFLFRNVSRPGEPKFEDVSAVAGDLGRLCFVGRGLAAADFDGDGRPDLAYNPIDAPAVVLRNAAPAGHAIEVLPAAGADRKTVLGAVVTVGGRPKSFFVAPSYASGSWLPLHFGIGSATHAAAAIRWPDGAIQDLGDLAAGAWKVRKGETAKPLRRLRKAAGK
- a CDS encoding CRTAC1 family protein, with the translated sequence MNRAVLVSVALWAAAPSARAGPLTFSDATKASGVRIKLDPDLRRGRMIATMGGGVAAADFDGDGFVDLFFTGTVANANKPQKGPCGVLYRNRGDGTFADVTAASGIRACGWTMGAHWVDVDSDGFPDLVVAGVDCTRVWRNRGDGTFRDVTRALGIDVGRQFTISVAAGDVDGDGRTDLYFLGYLETTPEKERAFPQFQIRMPEDYAGETGILFRQREDGRFENATARSGGDNAGGKGTGAVFFDYDGDGRPDLFVANDRVSNRLYRNRGDGGFEDVTDPAGAGARGGKARAGMGIAVGDPFGSGHPDLYVTNFSGETNTYYRNVEGELFDDATEELGAGRQSWPYVEWGTHFADFDDDGRPDLYAVSGHLVPHLLAKIAGLFNHRHLADMFQGDQSYREPITLWRNAGTRFEDAAAGSGDLGRTRLCARGSTVADFDGDGRLDLAVAAISGGARVFRNATAQAGHAIEILPVPGTDRRTVLGTKVRVTAAGKTQAQEFIVQPSYASGSWVPLHFGLGASARVERIEIVPPGESAPRWTVTNVAADRLYRLRDGALTEVRKFRPANRSAAVPPPDTHPESRADPLSDVDPASRLKSEPGVAPGEAGVQSRLGSRFRGNDNPGPSAPMVH